In Pseudanabaena sp. BC1403, the following are encoded in one genomic region:
- a CDS encoding cupin-like domain-containing protein produces MQSKIQNDQPRFSTFDPRYFSQIIVTSEPITDDWRHWIADNKYAGMDDRLIVQQLVANGISPSAARLEVSSANQNPYFQAGHKFVQALRKLESHANILADLAALSPHSLIIERKPNISRADFLENYYAKNIPLILTDITQNWSALSRWNPEYLKNKYGRIEIEVQSDRNSDRLYEIDIEKHRRKMLMADYADAVMTGGATNNYYMVANNGNIFKTALSGLLEDIEMFPEYLDSQKLNNTVFFWFGPEGTITPLHHDPMNLLFVQVYGRKTWKMIPPYYTHMLYNYRGVFSEVDCENPDYEKYPSFQKVPIIEFTLNPGEAIFIPVGWWHAVKSLDISISMSFSNLAFPNQYEWLIPQVML; encoded by the coding sequence ATGCAGTCAAAAATCCAAAACGATCAACCAAGGTTTTCTACTTTTGATCCGCGTTATTTTTCGCAGATCATAGTTACTTCAGAACCAATCACAGATGATTGGCGACATTGGATTGCTGATAATAAATATGCAGGTATGGACGATCGACTGATTGTGCAGCAGCTAGTCGCAAATGGCATTAGCCCCAGTGCCGCCAGACTAGAAGTAAGCTCTGCCAATCAAAATCCTTATTTTCAAGCAGGACACAAATTTGTCCAAGCTCTCAGAAAGTTAGAGTCTCATGCCAACATTTTGGCTGATCTAGCAGCACTTTCTCCCCATTCGCTCATCATTGAGCGTAAGCCCAATATCTCACGCGCTGATTTTCTCGAAAATTATTATGCCAAAAATATTCCGCTTATTCTCACTGACATTACTCAAAACTGGTCAGCACTTTCGCGCTGGAATCCTGAATATTTAAAGAATAAATATGGACGGATTGAAATAGAAGTCCAAAGCGATCGCAATAGCGATCGCTTATATGAAATTGATATTGAAAAACATCGCCGAAAAATGCTAATGGCTGACTATGCTGATGCAGTGATGACTGGCGGCGCAACTAACAACTATTACATGGTGGCAAACAACGGCAATATCTTCAAAACTGCTCTCAGTGGTTTGTTAGAAGATATAGAAATGTTTCCTGAATATTTAGACTCTCAAAAGCTAAATAATACTGTCTTCTTCTGGTTTGGTCCTGAAGGAACGATTACACCGCTTCATCACGATCCGATGAATCTTCTATTTGTGCAAGTCTATGGTCGTAAAACATGGAAGATGATTCCGCCTTACTATACGCATATGCTCTATAACTATCGAGGAGTCTTCAGTGAGGTCGATTGCGAAAATCCTGACTATGAGAAATATCCATCATTTCAAAAAGTCCCAATCATCGAATTTACTTTAAATCCAGGAGAGGCAATATTTATACCCGTTGGCTGGTGGCACGCTGTCAAATCTCTTGATATCAGTATTTCGATGTCTTTTTCTAATCTTGCATTTCCTAATCAATACGAATGGTTAATCCCTCAAGTCATGCTCTAA
- a CDS encoding DUF58 domain-containing protein yields MSNSSSDRKQSRSKPKKISKFKRFFKWLESRFATPEFIGGMYTALTLFFFMAATNTLAGWLYVISGVSLALLIVGAVMPKRLLAEMVVVRSQIDPVSVGDDLWVDLTIQNTGRTEKRLLEVRDILPENLSNILQQDLVIELIAPLQEYHWKYEAKTTKRGVFLFRSTEIATSSPLGLFRSRRACPAGQKAIVYPTVLPLDRCPLVDQLGSETSPRQYSDEHNYSNATEGLTKTLRPYRWGDPTRLIHWRTSAKFGELRVRELEVTIGGQEVAIALDNSIGWEPEAFEEAVVAAASLYFYAQKSKLSVRLWTNDTGIVQSDRAVLETLAAVNISESPADILKDLPDIPVVWLSHRNDSIAYLPFGSRWLLWQSSGQSSKVSVPNQRSLGLTIETILDNEDLSYKSLRSQLQEYLTL; encoded by the coding sequence ATGTCAAATAGTTCAAGCGATCGCAAGCAAAGTCGTTCTAAACCCAAAAAGATTTCTAAGTTTAAACGTTTTTTTAAATGGTTAGAATCGCGATTTGCGACACCAGAATTTATTGGGGGAATGTATACCGCCTTAACGCTGTTCTTCTTTATGGCAGCGACCAATACTCTTGCAGGTTGGCTATATGTAATTAGTGGCGTGAGTTTGGCGCTATTGATTGTAGGGGCGGTCATGCCAAAGCGATTACTTGCGGAAATGGTGGTGGTGCGATCGCAAATTGATCCAGTTAGTGTAGGTGATGATCTATGGGTAGATTTGACGATTCAAAATACGGGGCGAACTGAAAAGAGATTGCTGGAAGTTCGGGATATTTTGCCAGAAAATCTCTCGAATATTTTGCAGCAGGACTTGGTGATCGAGTTGATTGCGCCGCTTCAAGAATATCACTGGAAATATGAAGCTAAAACCACAAAGCGTGGTGTATTTCTATTCCGATCCACCGAAATTGCAACCTCTAGTCCCTTAGGATTATTCCGCAGTCGCCGTGCCTGTCCAGCAGGGCAGAAGGCGATCGTGTATCCAACGGTGCTACCACTTGATCGTTGTCCATTGGTTGATCAATTAGGCAGTGAGACAAGTCCGCGCCAATATAGCGATGAACATAATTATAGTAATGCAACGGAAGGTTTAACTAAAACTTTGCGACCCTATCGTTGGGGTGATCCGACCAGATTAATCCATTGGCGGACTAGTGCCAAATTTGGTGAATTACGGGTGCGGGAATTGGAAGTTACAATTGGCGGACAAGAAGTCGCGATCGCCCTTGATAATTCCATCGGATGGGAGCCAGAAGCTTTTGAGGAAGCCGTAGTGGCAGCAGCTTCCCTCTATTTTTATGCGCAAAAATCCAAGCTAAGTGTCAGATTGTGGACAAATGATACAGGCATTGTCCAAAGCGATCGCGCTGTATTAGAAACCTTAGCGGCAGTAAATATTTCCGAAAGTCCCGCAGATATTCTCAAGGATTTGCCAGATATTCCTGTGGTTTGGCTATCCCATCGCAACGATAGCATCGCCTATTTACCCTTTGGGAGTCGCTGGTTGCTGTGGCAATCGTCAGGACAATCATCCAAAGTATCGGTTCCCAATCAGCGATCGCTCGGTTTAACAATTGAAACAATCTTAGACAATGAAGATTTAAGTTATAAATCTTTGCGATCGCAACTTCAAGAATATCTAACGCTTTAA
- a CDS encoding phosphate/phosphite/phosphonate ABC transporter substrate-binding protein, translated as MRKFSCLPINLAVIAGLISLVGLTACTGNDPQPPSQPNAAQTSIPTKETTSKATPAPTEVAQAPLKEVTIAFATRRDTKDLQNKVDQVTAILSKEVGMPVKGITADETASVEALKANRANVAFLSGRAALKAEQLSGAKMYLAEVRADYSGGKTYNSIFVVPEDSALKTLADPTQTLEQLRGKRMAFTSRSSGSGFIFPVSELVGLKFVDGPDRLEQFFGKVTYGDGYSSALQALLRGQADVAVVSEYALLPPWITAEEGKKLRVLHAVPNVPAHGIVIDDSVPTDLREKLINALLKLNEPENKDLFLSLYNSTELVKVDHEQHLATMRTAIQRAGLKP; from the coding sequence ATGAGAAAATTTTCGTGTTTGCCTATTAATCTTGCTGTAATCGCAGGTTTAATATCCTTGGTAGGCTTAACTGCTTGTACGGGAAATGATCCGCAGCCGCCATCTCAGCCCAATGCAGCTCAGACATCTATTCCTACAAAAGAGACGACCTCAAAAGCCACCCCTGCTCCCACAGAAGTAGCACAGGCTCCGCTCAAAGAGGTCACTATCGCTTTTGCAACTCGTCGTGATACTAAAGATTTACAAAATAAAGTCGATCAAGTTACGGCGATTTTATCAAAAGAAGTCGGTATGCCTGTGAAGGGGATCACCGCTGACGAAACAGCCTCCGTGGAAGCATTAAAAGCTAATCGCGCCAATGTCGCGTTTCTTAGTGGTCGCGCAGCTCTTAAGGCGGAACAACTATCGGGAGCAAAAATGTACTTAGCCGAAGTTCGCGCTGACTATTCGGGAGGGAAGACCTACAACTCGATCTTTGTCGTTCCTGAAGATAGCGCGTTAAAGACATTGGCTGATCCTACCCAAACTCTAGAACAGTTGCGGGGTAAACGCATGGCTTTTACCTCTCGTTCTTCTGGTTCTGGATTTATTTTTCCTGTCAGTGAATTGGTGGGACTCAAATTCGTCGATGGGCCCGATCGCTTAGAACAGTTTTTTGGAAAGGTTACCTACGGGGATGGCTACAGCAGTGCATTACAAGCATTATTGCGGGGTCAAGCCGATGTGGCTGTAGTTTCAGAATATGCGCTGCTCCCACCTTGGATTACGGCAGAAGAAGGGAAAAAGTTGCGAGTACTGCACGCAGTTCCTAACGTACCAGCGCATGGAATCGTCATTGATGACAGTGTGCCTACCGATCTGCGCGAAAAGTTGATTAATGCCTTGTTGAAGCTGAATGAGCCTGAGAATAAAGATCTGTTTCTTAGCCTTTACAACTCCACTGAGTTAGTCAAAGTCGATCACGAACAACATTTGGCGACGATGCGTACGGCAATTCAGCGGGCAGGACTGAAGCCATAG
- a CDS encoding phosphonate ABC transporter ATP-binding protein, with amino-acid sequence MELESENNSPAIVCHNVSTAYQATLNRPILNGIDLKINHGEFVALLGLNGAGKSTLLRSLVGLVPVSQGQIQICGTAVQPKQVDEVRKNVGFLFQGGGLVDQLSCLDNVLCGCLGELNTWQSLWGFPKRDRRVAMQLLQKMGLQEQIYQKARQLSGGQRQRVAIARTLIQSPHILLADEPTTGLDVTGVEQVMSSLQEMNRRGLTVVVVLHDLALAAKYAQRAIILQEGQVWYDGECQNMDRQFAKLQNLSLVQPANAA; translated from the coding sequence ATGGAACTTGAATCAGAAAATAATTCACCTGCGATCGTTTGTCACAATGTCAGCACTGCTTATCAAGCTACTTTAAATCGTCCAATTTTGAACGGAATTGATTTGAAAATCAATCATGGGGAATTTGTGGCTCTGCTTGGTTTGAACGGGGCAGGAAAATCAACTCTTTTACGATCACTGGTGGGATTAGTTCCTGTTAGTCAAGGTCAAATTCAGATCTGTGGCACGGCAGTCCAACCAAAGCAAGTCGATGAAGTTCGCAAAAATGTCGGTTTCCTCTTTCAAGGTGGCGGCTTAGTCGATCAACTTTCCTGTCTAGATAACGTTCTCTGTGGTTGTCTTGGCGAACTAAATACATGGCAAAGTTTATGGGGATTTCCCAAACGAGATCGCCGTGTGGCTATGCAGTTATTACAAAAAATGGGGTTGCAAGAACAGATATACCAAAAAGCGCGCCAACTAAGCGGCGGACAACGCCAACGAGTTGCGATCGCCCGTACCTTAATCCAGTCGCCTCATATTTTGCTAGCTGATGAGCCAACAACTGGATTGGATGTAACGGGAGTTGAACAAGTAATGAGCAGTTTACAAGAGATGAATCGCAGAGGATTAACAGTTGTAGTTGTGCTGCATGATCTTGCACTTGCAGCAAAGTATGCCCAGAGGGCAATCATTTTGCAAGAAGGGCAGGTCTGGTATGATGGGGAATGTCAAAATATGGATAGACAATTTGCCAAGTTGCAAAATCTATCCCTAGTTCAGCCAGCTAACGCCGCCTAA
- the phnE gene encoding phosphonate ABC transporter, permease protein PhnE — translation MKFLDRIRPYTSSRYNIWAFRVLVIIGLGWAYIWSLQGLKVDPKLIQTSLPYMADFLSRLWPPDLSILDVAIKALIETVQMSLWGTTIGAILSIPIALLSAQNLSPLWLRWIANIFQNAVRSVPSIILGLFFVAATGLGAPAGTLALGIYTIGYLAKFYQEAIESVDKRSLESLQVSRASWWQIAQYGIMPQVLPLCLGYTLYMFEYNIRAASVLGVVGAGGIGFELVSYIRGFEYSKAMTMMLVLLVVVTSIDALSSQLRNKFKSD, via the coding sequence ATGAAATTTCTTGATCGAATTCGCCCCTACACTTCCAGCCGCTACAACATCTGGGCATTCAGAGTTTTAGTAATTATCGGTCTAGGATGGGCTTATATTTGGTCATTACAAGGATTAAAAGTTGATCCCAAGTTAATCCAAACCAGTCTGCCTTATATGGCGGATTTTTTGTCGCGTCTTTGGCCACCTGATTTGAGCATTTTAGATGTGGCGATCAAGGCGTTAATTGAGACTGTGCAAATGTCACTCTGGGGAACGACGATTGGGGCAATTCTCTCAATTCCGATCGCTCTATTGTCAGCACAAAATCTCTCACCATTATGGTTGCGTTGGATTGCAAATATTTTTCAAAATGCTGTCCGTTCAGTTCCATCAATTATTTTAGGATTGTTTTTTGTGGCGGCGACAGGTTTAGGTGCGCCTGCGGGAACTTTGGCATTGGGAATATACACGATTGGCTACCTAGCGAAGTTCTATCAAGAAGCGATCGAGTCCGTAGATAAGCGATCGCTAGAATCTCTGCAAGTAAGTCGCGCCTCATGGTGGCAAATTGCTCAATATGGAATCATGCCACAGGTATTACCACTCTGCCTCGGCTATACACTCTATATGTTTGAATACAATATCCGCGCAGCCTCAGTTTTAGGTGTAGTCGGTGCTGGGGGGATTGGCTTCGAGTTAGTTAGCTATATTCGCGGCTTTGAATATAGCAAAGCAATGACAATGATGCTAGTTCTATTAGTAGTTGTGACCAGTATTGATGCGCTAAGCAGTCAATTACGCAATAAGTTTAAATCAGACTAA
- a CDS encoding 2'-5' RNA ligase family protein, translated as MNQRFFIALLPPDSIQDEVRQIQYDFEARYSSKATLKAPPHITLIPPFELSSDRLNPLQIELEKFAKTYSPFTINLSGFAAFPPRVIYLDVVPNPVLPNLYVDIAATLVNTLGIIDPYASRPFVPHMTVAFRDLTSENFELAWTEFRDRQINFEFEAINLTLLAHDEQKWNVLSNFSLKSAEELP; from the coding sequence ATGAACCAAAGATTTTTTATTGCGCTGTTACCACCTGATTCCATTCAAGATGAAGTTAGGCAAATTCAATATGATTTTGAAGCTCGCTATAGTTCTAAAGCTACACTCAAAGCACCTCCACATATTACTCTCATTCCTCCCTTTGAACTATCTAGCGATCGCCTTAATCCATTACAAATCGAACTAGAGAAATTTGCTAAAACTTATTCGCCTTTTACGATTAACCTATCAGGATTTGCGGCTTTCCCACCTCGTGTAATTTATCTTGATGTTGTTCCTAACCCAGTTTTGCCAAATCTATATGTAGACATTGCGGCAACACTGGTGAATACTCTGGGCATTATCGATCCTTATGCTTCTAGACCATTTGTGCCACATATGACCGTTGCTTTTCGGGACTTGACTTCTGAGAACTTTGAACTTGCTTGGACAGAATTTCGCGATCGCCAAATTAATTTTGAATTTGAAGCGATTAATCTGACGCTATTGGCACATGATGAGCAGAAATGGAATGTTCTATCTAACTTTTCATTGAAGTCCGCAGAAGAATTACCCTAA
- the rpsB gene encoding 30S ribosomal protein S2: MGVVTLAQLLESGVHFGHQTRRWNPKMEPYIFTERNGVHIIDLVQTAQYLEEAYVYLRQASEQGKKVLFVGTKRQAAGLIAQEAARCGSYYINQRWLGGMLTNWTTIKTRVDRLKDLERRDESGALDRLPKKEASTLRREMEKLRKYLGGIKLMRKPPDIVIVVDHKREYNAVQECQKLKIPIVSLLDTNCDPDSVDIGIPANDDAIRSIKLIVGKLADAIYEGRHGDIEDIEYEVSAEDAEAYVEDEAIITGDEEEAA; encoded by the coding sequence ATGGGAGTCGTAACCCTAGCACAGTTGCTAGAGTCTGGAGTTCACTTCGGGCATCAAACCCGTCGTTGGAACCCCAAGATGGAGCCTTACATCTTTACCGAGCGTAATGGCGTTCACATCATTGACCTAGTTCAAACTGCGCAATATCTTGAAGAAGCTTACGTTTATTTGCGTCAAGCATCTGAACAAGGCAAAAAGGTTTTGTTTGTTGGAACCAAGCGTCAAGCTGCTGGTCTAATTGCTCAAGAAGCAGCTCGTTGTGGTAGTTACTACATCAACCAACGCTGGTTGGGTGGAATGCTTACCAACTGGACAACGATCAAAACCCGTGTCGATCGCCTTAAGGATCTCGAACGTCGCGACGAAAGTGGCGCACTCGATCGCCTTCCTAAGAAAGAAGCATCGACTCTTCGCCGTGAAATGGAAAAGCTACGTAAGTACCTTGGCGGCATCAAGCTTATGCGTAAGCCACCCGACATTGTGATCGTGGTTGACCACAAGCGTGAGTACAACGCTGTTCAAGAATGCCAAAAGTTGAAGATTCCCATTGTGTCTTTGCTTGATACCAACTGCGATCCTGATAGCGTTGACATCGGTATTCCTGCAAATGACGACGCGATTCGCTCGATTAAGTTGATTGTCGGTAAGCTTGCCGATGCAATCTACGAAGGTCGTCATGGCGACATCGAAGACATCGAGTATGAAGTATCTGCTGAAGATGCTGAAGCATATGTCGAAGATGAAGCGATCATTACTGGAGATGAAGAAGAAGCTGCTTAA
- a CDS encoding anhydro-N-acetylmuramic acid kinase, with the protein MLAIGLMSGTSVDGIDAALVEISDRHNHLATNLIAGHTYAYPADLRDEILAVCAGEARSLQQICELDDRIAECFAQAAIAIMEKGDRSPDLIGSHGQTVFHRPPVGKHMGYTVQLGRGAVIAELTGINTVSDFRVADIEAGGQGAPLVSMLDVLLLSDPTKYRVCQNIGGISNLTYLPPNSIENQDQVFGFDNGTGNVLMDMATQKLFGESFDLDGAIARQGNPDLDLINKWLEQEFFVIAPPKSTGRELFSPDYLAARLAECQHLSNYDILATLTEFTARAIAKSYRDFLPVFPNEVLIGGGGGRNGYLMERLQDLLAPAIVKRTDDFGMSGDSKEAIAFAVLGYLRLKERAGNLPSVTGAKRSVLLGKIYQ; encoded by the coding sequence ATATTAGCGATCGGGTTGATGAGTGGTACATCGGTTGATGGCATTGATGCGGCTTTAGTGGAAATTAGCGATCGCCATAACCATCTCGCAACCAATTTAATCGCAGGGCATACTTACGCATATCCCGCCGATCTGAGAGATGAAATATTAGCGGTCTGTGCTGGGGAAGCGCGATCGCTACAACAAATATGTGAACTCGATGATCGCATTGCCGAGTGTTTTGCTCAAGCTGCGATCGCCATTATGGAAAAGGGCGATCGTAGTCCCGACTTGATTGGCTCTCACGGTCAAACCGTATTTCATCGTCCTCCTGTTGGGAAGCATATGGGCTACACGGTGCAGCTTGGTCGGGGTGCAGTAATTGCCGAATTGACGGGGATCAATACTGTAAGCGATTTTCGGGTTGCCGACATTGAGGCTGGAGGTCAGGGCGCTCCACTTGTGTCGATGTTAGATGTTTTGCTGCTTTCAGATCCTACTAAATATCGCGTCTGCCAAAATATTGGTGGGATCAGTAACCTAACTTATTTACCTCCCAACTCGATTGAGAATCAAGATCAGGTTTTTGGTTTTGACAATGGGACTGGCAATGTACTGATGGATATGGCAACCCAAAAACTATTTGGTGAATCCTTTGATCTGGATGGCGCGATCGCTCGTCAAGGTAACCCAGATTTAGATTTAATCAATAAATGGCTAGAGCAAGAATTTTTTGTAATCGCACCGCCGAAATCTACTGGACGCGAGTTATTTAGTCCTGACTATTTAGCAGCGCGTTTAGCGGAATGCCAACATTTGAGCAATTACGATATTTTGGCTACACTTACTGAGTTTACGGCTAGGGCGATCGCTAAAAGTTATCGTGATTTTCTGCCCGTATTTCCCAATGAAGTTTTGATTGGTGGCGGCGGTGGTCGCAACGGTTATTTGATGGAGCGTTTACAGGATTTATTAGCTCCTGCGATCGTAAAGCGCACTGATGACTTTGGGATGAGTGGTGATAGTAAAGAAGCGATCGCATTTGCCGTGTTGGGATATTTGCGTCTCAAAGAACGTGCTGGCAATTTACCGAGCGTCACAGGTGCAAAGCGATCGGTATTATTAGGTAAAATTTATCAATAG
- the gnd gene encoding decarboxylating NADP(+)-dependent phosphogluconate dehydrogenase, whose product MTSDKQNFGLIGLAVMGENLALNIERNGFSMSVYNRSRDKTDKFLATRAAGKNFKGTFTIAEFVASLERPRKMLIMVKAGAPVDAVIQELIPFLEEGDIIIDGGNSLFGDTERRTVELEALNLKFIGMGVSGGEEGALNGPSMMPGGQKSAYAEIEPIVTKIAAQVDDGACVTYIGKGSAGHYVKMVHNGIEYGDMQLIAEAYDLLSTGLGLTASELHETFTAWKSSELDSYLIDITADIFTKTDELTGDALVNKIVDAAGQKGTGKWTVESAFDLGVPIPTMIAAVTARVMSSYKEQRVAASKVLISSTSGKYEGNRQEFIDAVRDALYCSKICSYAQGMALLGAASREFGYDLNLGEIARIWKGGCIIRAAFLDKIKLAFQRNPQLPNLLVDPDFTQTILTKEAAWRKVVMAAAQLGIPIPAFSASLDYFDSYRRDRLPQNLTQAQRDYFGAHTYERTDKPRGEFFHTEWMK is encoded by the coding sequence ATGACATCTGACAAGCAAAATTTTGGATTGATTGGTTTGGCGGTGATGGGAGAAAACCTTGCTCTAAACATTGAGCGCAATGGGTTTTCGATGAGTGTTTATAACCGTAGTCGCGACAAGACGGATAAATTTCTAGCTACACGCGCTGCGGGCAAGAATTTTAAAGGCACATTCACGATCGCTGAATTTGTTGCTTCCCTAGAGCGACCTCGCAAAATGCTGATTATGGTTAAGGCTGGAGCGCCAGTTGATGCCGTAATCCAAGAGCTAATCCCATTTCTGGAAGAAGGCGACATTATTATTGATGGTGGTAACTCGCTCTTTGGCGATACTGAACGTCGCACTGTTGAGCTAGAAGCGCTCAATCTTAAATTCATCGGTATGGGCGTGAGTGGCGGCGAAGAAGGCGCTCTCAATGGCCCTAGCATGATGCCTGGCGGGCAAAAGTCTGCCTATGCAGAAATTGAGCCGATTGTGACCAAAATTGCTGCTCAAGTCGATGATGGCGCTTGTGTGACCTACATTGGCAAAGGTAGTGCGGGGCATTACGTAAAAATGGTGCATAACGGCATTGAATATGGCGATATGCAGTTGATTGCTGAAGCTTACGATTTACTCAGCACTGGTTTAGGCTTGACGGCAAGTGAGTTGCACGAAACCTTTACCGCATGGAAAAGTTCAGAACTTGATTCTTATCTCATCGATATCACAGCTGATATTTTCACAAAAACTGATGAGCTCACTGGGGATGCATTAGTCAACAAGATTGTGGATGCGGCTGGTCAAAAGGGGACAGGCAAATGGACTGTGGAAAGTGCCTTTGATCTTGGCGTACCGATCCCCACGATGATCGCGGCGGTGACTGCGCGGGTGATGTCTTCTTATAAGGAACAACGGGTGGCTGCCTCGAAGGTTCTAATCAGTTCAACTTCTGGTAAATATGAAGGCAATCGCCAAGAATTTATCGATGCGGTACGTGATGCCCTTTACTGCTCCAAAATTTGTTCCTACGCTCAAGGTATGGCGCTTTTGGGCGCAGCCTCTCGCGAGTTTGGCTACGACTTAAATCTTGGCGAAATTGCACGGATTTGGAAAGGTGGTTGCATTATCCGCGCTGCTTTCCTTGACAAGATCAAGCTAGCTTTTCAACGCAATCCTCAATTGCCTAATTTGTTAGTTGATCCTGACTTTACACAAACTATTCTGACCAAAGAAGCTGCTTGGCGTAAGGTCGTCATGGCTGCGGCACAGTTGGGTATTCCGATCCCCGCGTTTAGTGCATCTCTCGATTATTTCGATAGCTACCGACGCGATCGCCTACCTCAAAACTTGACACAAGCTCAACGTGATTACTTCGGTGCTCATACCTATGAGCGCACCGATAAACCCAGAGGCGAATTTTTCCACACCGAGTGGATGAAGTAA
- the deoC gene encoding deoxyribose-phosphate aldolase has protein sequence MPQTDINPATYIDYALLDPAASDEQVDRVCEEADRLGFASVCVYPCNVRRVTERLLKTKVEICTVIGFPSGATTSNVKLYEAMEAVENGATELDVVINFGWLKTGQTNLLHQDIAQICEESGKPVKAILELSLLTTDEQELAAEVCMDAGVAFLKTGTGWAGAATIEMVKFLKEISRGKVGIKASGGIRTREQAIALINAGATRIGTSHGVAIAREKD, from the coding sequence ATGCCTCAAACTGATATCAACCCTGCCACCTATATCGATTACGCCCTATTAGATCCTGCCGCCAGTGATGAACAGGTAGATCGTGTTTGTGAAGAAGCTGATCGCTTAGGATTTGCTAGCGTCTGCGTATACCCATGCAATGTCAGGCGCGTGACAGAACGACTACTCAAAACCAAAGTAGAAATTTGTACTGTAATCGGCTTTCCCAGCGGAGCTACCACCTCAAACGTTAAGCTTTATGAAGCTATGGAGGCGGTGGAAAATGGTGCAACGGAATTAGATGTCGTCATTAATTTTGGTTGGTTAAAAACTGGTCAAACTAATTTATTACATCAGGACATTGCTCAAATCTGTGAGGAATCAGGCAAACCCGTCAAAGCTATCTTAGAATTGAGCTTGCTCACAACTGATGAGCAGGAACTCGCAGCCGAGGTTTGTATGGATGCGGGAGTAGCTTTTTTGAAAACGGGCACAGGCTGGGCTGGGGCTGCCACGATTGAAATGGTGAAGTTTCTCAAGGAAATTTCACGAGGTAAGGTTGGAATTAAGGCTTCAGGTGGAATTCGTACCAGAGAACAAGCGATCGCTTTAATCAATGCAGGCGCAACTCGTATTGGTACATCTCACGGTGTAGCGATCGCTCGTGAAAAAGATTAA
- a CDS encoding DUF2325 domain-containing protein, whose protein sequence is MHISELDELEASVSDLLTMAKVELEQNRLQQQRDRQIQEAVAQIEARLKPLLAKVEQMLQEYSREGTHQDSETKQRLEKKAADIRQEIAEAPTLAAQLADRQLILSEERLLDERITEQTAQWRLELKADLLEMIEEQRDFFSATDASIAVRGYGNDLKAINALEEVVEALINQINSHSEEGPVARLRGSHEQTLTFIYNKALENRSRVDRAPDVQPTARHRKSEKRPALYTDLSGKVLVFGGHDRLQTAVKNRLRDSAINLMWYTEQDGLQLAAQGESQIAGGDLIIIVTGYASHSLTERAIEACRRANKTYEIVNTTGMTRLLEVIESGLKAKQLARHWKQN, encoded by the coding sequence ATGCATATTTCTGAATTAGATGAACTGGAAGCTTCGGTTAGCGACTTGCTGACGATGGCAAAGGTAGAGTTAGAACAAAATCGACTACAACAACAGCGCGATCGCCAAATTCAAGAAGCAGTAGCTCAAATTGAAGCAAGATTGAAACCTCTGCTGGCAAAAGTTGAGCAGATGTTGCAAGAATATAGCCGCGAAGGGACACATCAAGACAGCGAGACTAAGCAAAGGCTAGAAAAAAAGGCTGCCGATATCCGACAGGAAATCGCTGAAGCCCCCACACTAGCAGCCCAACTTGCTGATCGCCAATTGATCTTGAGTGAAGAAAGACTACTAGATGAAAGAATAACTGAACAAACGGCTCAATGGCGACTGGAATTAAAGGCTGATCTCTTGGAGATGATCGAAGAGCAACGCGATTTCTTTAGCGCTACCGACGCTTCGATCGCAGTTCGGGGATATGGCAATGACTTAAAAGCAATCAACGCTCTCGAAGAAGTCGTCGAGGCATTGATCAATCAAATAAATTCCCACAGTGAGGAAGGCCCTGTTGCTCGTTTGCGTGGCAGCCATGAACAAACTCTCACCTTTATTTACAACAAAGCACTCGAAAATCGCTCCCGTGTTGATCGCGCCCCAGATGTCCAACCTACAGCAAGACACCGCAAGTCGGAAAAACGCCCTGCACTATATACCGATCTCAGTGGCAAGGTTTTGGTATTTGGTGGACACGATCGCTTACAAACGGCTGTAAAAAATCGGCTGCGCGATTCGGCAATTAATTTAATGTGGTATACCGAACAAGATGGCTTGCAACTTGCTGCTCAAGGTGAGAGTCAAATTGCAGGTGGCGATCTAATTATTATTGTGACGGGTTATGCAAGCCACTCACTCACCGAAAGAGCGATCGAGGCTTGTCGTCGGGCTAATAAAACCTATGAAATTGTGAATACAACTGGTATGACCAGACTACTCGAAGTAATCGAATCGGGACTAAAAGCAAAACAATTAGCGCGTCATTGGAAACAAAACTAA